In Carya illinoinensis cultivar Pawnee chromosome 10, C.illinoinensisPawnee_v1, whole genome shotgun sequence, one DNA window encodes the following:
- the LOC122279763 gene encoding uncharacterized protein LOC122279763: MDNSQDQPLPPGVNFLPNYSSAVPSVPFPPQHGDITVRPQYHPNYSGNYLFPSSNSTFTLTQGSYLHNSPSTQYNFSPNAPDFSGQIPQNSETDNALQSSLTQQGADLIAQQPQDQDTAVEKIPQHKDGTIPQQKGHSNGNSNDSTAYSRLHAENDRDIETAAQDAVLREQEIATQNIIQHHREARGFSGPSEDGKDIFSERRDPNALKEHLLKMTSQHRAEMALKRGKSTVHEEGNLEIGNGYGVPGGGAYYGAPKPNTDNPSKSSELPEYLKQKLRARGILKEDTEKGSPKSETGSTQLVDNGKLPSGWVEAKDPASGASYYYNNSTGKSQWEKPVETPPIRQHTSPLSIPEGWVEALDETTGHKYYYNTKTHISQWERPDSSLQVSLQHPDSTVPRSAPDAKQDDQSSQQNRCFGCGGCGAGLVRTSGYCSHCIGNAANSNWNDQSSELMKCMGCGGWGVGLVQMWGYCNHCTRVLNLPQCQHLSCSNSASTKEDSDKKASKQRSNGKPPVGKGNRKGSRKRDYTEDDELDPMDPSSYSDAPRGGWVVGLKGVQPRAADTTATGPLFQQRPYPSPGAVLRKNAEIALQTKKVGSHFAPISKKGDGSDGLGDAD; this comes from the exons ATGGATAATTCCCAAGACCAACCACTTCCTCCTGGTGTCAATTTCTTGCCAAACTATTCTTCTGCGGTTCCATCAGTCCCATTCCCTCCTCAACATGGTGATATTACCGTCAGACCTCAGTATCACCCTAACTATTCTGGAAATTACCTCTTCCCTTCTTCTAATTCTACCTTCACTCTTACTCAAGGCTCATATCTCCATAATAGTCCATCAACTCAATACAATTTTTCTCCAAATGCTCCTGATTTTTCAGGTCAAATTCCCCAAAACTCTGAAACTGACAATGCTCTTCAATCGAGTTTAACCCAACAAGGCGCTGACCTCATTGCACAGCAACCACAAGACCAAGACACAGCAGTTGAGAAAATTCCCCAGCATAAAGATGGTACAATACCTCAACAAAAGGGCCATTCTAATGGAAATAGTAATGATTCTACTGCCTACTCCAGACTTCATGCTGAAAATGACAGGGACATTGAAACTGCTGCTCAGGATGCTGTTTTGCGTGAGCAG GAAATCGCCACCCAAAACATCATACAACATCACAG AGAAGCAAGAGGCTTCAGTGGACCTTCTGAGGATGGTAAAGACATTTTTTCTGAACGTCGTGACCCCAATGCTCTAAAG GAACATCTCTTGAAGATGACTTCGCAACATCGTGCTGAAATGGCTTTAAAGCGGGGGAAGTCTACCGTACATGAAGAAG GTAATTTAGAAATTGGAAACGGGTATGGTGTACCGGGTGGAGGTGCTTATTATGGTGCTCCAAAGCCTAATACTGATAACCCCAGTAAATCTAGCGAATTGCCTGAGTACCTTAAGCAGAAGTTGAGAGCAAGGGGTATTCTTAAAGAAGATACCGAAAAAGGCTCTCCA AAGTCGGAAACTGGTTCAACTCAACTTGTGGATAATGGAAAGTTGCCTTCCGGATGG GTGGAGGCAAAAGACCCTGCTAGTGGTGCTTCATATTATTACAATAACAGTACTGGGAAGAGTCAGTGGGAAAAGCCTGTTGAAACACCTCCTATTAGACAACATACATCGCCTTTATCTATTCCAGAGGGTTGGGTAGAGGCTTTGGATGAAACAACAG GtcataaatattattacaatacaAAGACCCACATATCACAATGGGAGCGTCCTGATTCATCACTGCAGGTTTCTTTGCAACATCCTGACAGCACAGTCCCCAGAAGTGCCCCTGATGCAAAGCAGGACGATCAATCATCCCAACAAAATAGATGCTTTGGATGTGGTGGCTGTGGAGCAGGCCTTGTCCGGACATCGGGTTACTGCAGTCATTGCATTGG AAATGCAGCTAATTCGAATTGGAATGATCAATCATCTGAGCTTATGAAGTGCATGGGGTGCGGTGGTTGGGGAGTAGGCCTTGTGCAGATGTGGGGTTACTGCAATCATTGCACAAG AGTTCTCAATCTTCCACAATGCCAGCACTTGTCTTGCAGTAATTCTGcaagcaccaaagaagattctGACAAAAAGGCTTCTAAACAAAG GTCCAATGGGAAACCTCCAGTaggaaaaggaaatagaaaagGAAGCAGGAAACGTGATTATACTGAGGATGATGAGTTGGATCCCATGGACCCAAGCTCTTATTCTGATGCTCCTCGTGGTGGCTG GGTTGTAGGCCTAAAAGGAGTGCAGCCACGGGCAGCTGATACAACTGCTACA